The Tenebrio molitor chromosome 5, icTenMoli1.1, whole genome shotgun sequence genome has a segment encoding these proteins:
- the RpL8 gene encoding large ribosomal subunit protein uL2: MGRVIRAQRKGAGSVFKSHTNRRKGAPKLRYLDYSERHGYIKGVVKDIVHDPGRGAPLALVHFRDPYKFQTRKELFIAPEGMYTGQFVYCGKKANLQIGNVLPIGSMPEGTIVCNLEEKTGDRGRLARASGNYATVIAHNHDTKKTRVKLPSGAKKVIPSNNRAMVGIVSGGGRIDKPILKAGRAYHKYKVKRNCWPKVRGVAMNPVEHPHGGGNHQHIGKASTVKRGTSAGRKVGLIAARRTGLIRGGKVESKKDD; the protein is encoded by the exons ATGGGACGTGTGATTCGTGCACAGCGTAAAGGTGCGGGATCCGTTTTTAAGTCCCACACCAACAGGAGGAAGGGAGCCCCTAAATTGCGCTATCTAGACTACTCAGAGCGCCATGGATACATCAAGGGAGTCGTCAAAGACATCGTCCACGATCCCGGTCGCGGTGCCCCACTAGCGCTTGTACATTTTAGGGACCCCTACAAGTTCCAAACAAGGAAAGAATTGTTCATCGCCCCCGAGGGAATGTACACGGGACAATTTGTGTACTGCGGCAAAAAAGCTAACCTCCAAATTG GAAACGTGTTGCCTATTGGGTCCATGCCTGAAGGTACCATCGTCTGCAATCTTGAAGAGAAAACAGGCGATCGCGGCCGTTTGGCTCGCGCTTCGGGCAATTACGCCACCGTTATCGCCCATAACCATGATACGAAAAAAACTAGGGTTAAGTTGCCTTCAGGAGCTAAGAAAGTCATCCCCTCCAACAACAGGGCTATGGTGG GTATTGTCTCTGGGGGTGGTCGTATCGACAAGCCCATTTTGAAGGCAGGTCGCGCCTACCACAAGTACAAGGTCAAGCGCAACTGCTGGCCTAAGGTGCGTGGTGTTGCCATGAACCCAGTAGAGCATCCCCATGGTGGTGGTAACCATCAACACATCGGTAAAGCTTCCACCGTCAAGAGAGGAACATCAGCCGGTCGCAAAGTCGGTCTCATTGCCGCTCGCAGGACAGGTCTCATTCGGGGTGGCAAGGTCGAGTCCAAGAAGGACGATTAG
- the PolA1 gene encoding DNA polymerase alpha catalytic subunit produces the protein MEDDIEERRPKRQKRESSYKAKAFEKFKQLKNGLRSKYEVEEIENVYETVDEKEYTKQVLARQDDDWIVDDDGNGYVEDGRDIFDDDLDKESIAVASTSKGKGVKRKKKVAENPGRGNLQFMISNMPTKKKEEEKLENDEALAELLQEIDSTPSTTPLRPKAIPSNFSPLSVKQAEKKYMNSLTSSVKRPTINLAKPVAKTPVAKKDVAPVVEKEEDRSILEDLDEFEAEAVTLAEETQETAQTESVVETSEVIPETQLSEMQDIDGDCFTDDLDVSQLDEAEAKAEKESDPWENIEIEMMKEWAATSEFNEIENGVDLSNSDLPLTDSGGKKVFRFFWWDAFEDVAKQPGVVFLFGKTYHDKTKSYLSCCLAVRNIERRLFFLPRTTEKNSDKPVTAQDVYTEINESVMKNLHVKNFKSRPITKKYAFDTSIPAESDYVEVRYSAKDPPVSKTAEGRTFSRVFGTESSYLEIFLLDRKIKGPCWLDVASPVPVTNPVSWCKLEINCNKVADVVIATDVKGRPPLVVTSINMRRAVNPKTSSNEIVMLSCVTNTCYSVDKQAPAQAFQKHFCVFTSPDHQVFPLDLHAAMKNYQATTLQKMHSEKALLNYFINQFSKLDSDLIVGHDLQGYQINVLAEKLVHHQITNFSKLGRVKRSILIKQKLERELFVGRLVCDVKISAKELIKCRSYDLDTLCQSVLKLKDGQRIDLEPEDVLKMFQTSSDILKLVTLTMQDTAFVLKIMYGLNIIPLALQITNIAGNVMSKTLMGGRSERNEFLLLHAFSEKGYIVPDKSYGKRDNLEKKSTASRKKPTYSGGLVLDPKVGFYDKLILLMDFNSLYPSIIQEYNICFTTMPPNLSEDNMVLPDKTLPPGILPTEIRVLVESRREVKKLMNNPDISSDLRMQYHIRQMALKLTANSMYGCLGFSNSRFFAKNLAALITHKGREILTNTKEVVQRMNYEVIYGDTDSLMINTNITDFEQVFQIGSKIKQEINKLYRQVELDIDGVFKYLLLLKKKKYAAVTLTKSKSGELKQEIEYKGLDIVRRDWSRLAAEAGKFILTQILSDQSSDDRVTNILTHLRKLREDLEAGAVPLSLLLVTKQLTKHPSLYADATSQPHVQVALRYNKESGGHFRAGDTVPYLICEDGTDKSATQRAYHIEELKNSQNLKIDVKYYLAQQIHPVVSRICEPIEELDVFQIAECLGVDTSNLKKARAVEDSGENITRPEIKFRNVDKFIFKCYSCKSENSVEGPFFNNLPVLERCRNAECKVRPADYVPYIQNQMIRAINSYVEKYYLYEMYCEDPMCSNETTTMPLHFSGRFPICRLCNNSVLLKKYTEHNLYSQITYFSYIFDISKLGKRPLMEYQVEKAYHDIKETVEKRLESCGYSVVDLTKMYSLFSLAKKETKEEEETEDFPAEEDLDDEDD, from the exons ATGGAGGACGACATAG AGGAGAGGAGGCCCAAGAGGCAAAAGAGGGAGTCTTCGTACAAAGCGAAGGCTTTTGAGAAGTTTAAGCAGCTGAAAAATGGACTCAGGAGTAAGTACGAAGTTGAGGAAATTGAGAATGTGTATGAGACAGTTGATGAGAAGGAGTATACGAAGCAGGTGCTGGCTCGTCAAGACGACGACTGGATCGTGGATGACG ACGGTAACGGGTACGTGGAGGATGGTCGCGACATCTTCGACGATGATCTAGACAAAGAATCTATCGCTGTTGCATCTACCAGCAAGGGTAAAGGTGTAAAACGCAAGAAAAAAGTCGCCGAGAATCCGGGGCGGGGCAATTTGCAGTTTATGATTTCAAACATGCCCACAAAAAAGAAAGAG gAGGAGAAACTGGAGAATGATGAGGCTTTAGCTGAGCTCCTTCAGGAGATCGATTCCACTCCTTCAACCACCCCACTTAGACCCAAAGCGATCCCTTCAAATTTTTCCCCACTTTCTGTCAAACAAGCTGAGAAGAAGTACATGAACAGTTTGACTTCTTCCGTGAAGAGGCCGACCATAAATCTGGCGAAACCAGTTGCAAAAACACCTGTTGCAAAAAAAGATGTCGCGCCAGTTGTGGAAAAAGAGGAAGATAGATCAATTCTGGAAGATCTGGATGAATTTGAGGCTGAGGCAGTAACTCTAGCAGAAGAGACTCAAGAAACTGCTCAGACCGAGTCTGTCGTCGAGACTTCAGAAGTAATTCCAGAAACGCAGTTGTCTGAGATGCAGGACATCGACGGCGACTGCTTTACCGACGATCTAGACGTGTCCCAGCTGGACGAGGCCGAAGCCAAAGCCGAGAAAGAGAGCGATCCGTGGGAGAATATTGAAATAGAAATGATGAAGGAGTGGGCGGCGACCAGCGAATTCAACGAAATCGAAAACGGCGTCGACTTGTCGAACTCCGACCTCCCGCTCACGGACTCTGGCGGCAAAAAAGTCTTCCGATTCTTCTGGTGGGACGCCTTCGAGGATGTCGCCAAGCAACCGGGCGTGGTCTTCCTATTCGGCAAGACCTACCACGACAAAACCAAGTCGTACCTGAGTTGTTGCCTCGCCGTACGCAACATCGAAAGAAGACTCTTCTTCTTACCGAGAACCACCGAGAAAAATTCAGACAAACCGGTCACCGCCCAAGACGTCTACACCGAAATCAACGAGTCCGTGATGAAGAACCTCCACGTGAAGAATTTTAAGTCGCGCCCCATCACCAAGAAGTACGCTTTCGACACGTCCATCCCCGCAGAGTCCGACTACGTTGAAGTTCGCTACTCG GCGAAGGACCCTCCGGTCTCCAAGACGGCCGAAGGAAGGACTTTTTCTAGGGTTTTCGGCACCGAAAGCTCGTACCTAGAGATTTTTCTTCTGGACCGCAAAATCAAAGGTCCTTGTTGGCTAGATGTCGCTAGTCCTGTTCCGGTCACCAATCCTGTGAGCTGGTGCAAGTTGGAAATCAACTGCAACAAAGTCGCGGATGTTGTCATAGCCACCGACGTGAAGGGGAGACCCCCTTTAGTTGTCACCTCCATAAACATGAGACGAGCTGTCAACCCCAAAACCAGCTCCAACGAGATTGTCATGTTGAGTTGCGTCACCAACACTTGCTACTCCGTGGACAAGCAAGCGCCTGCGCAGGCCTTCCAAAAGCACTTCTGCG TTTTCACATCGCCGGACCACCAAGTCTTCCCTTTGGACCTCCACGCCGCCATGAAGAACTACCAAGCTACGACACTCCAGAAGATGCACTCAGAGAAAGCTCTTTTGAACTACTTTATCAATCAATTCTCCAAACTGGACAGCGACTTGATCGTGGGCCACGACCTCCAAGGCTACCAAATCAACGTCCTCGCCGAAAAACTGGTTCACCACCAGATCACCAATTTCAGCAAACTCGGACGGGTCAAACGGTCAATCTTGATAAAACAGAAACTCGAAAGAGAACTGTTCGTGGGTAGATTAGTTTGCGACGTCAAGATTTCCGCCAAAGAGTTGATCAAGTGTCGATCGTACGACCTTGACACTCTTTGCCAGTCAGTTCTGAAGTTGAAAGACGGCCAAAGAATCGATCTGGAGCCCGAAGATGTGCTGAAAATGTTCCAAACGTCGAGCGACATCTTGAAATTGGTGACCCTGACGATGCAAGACACTGCGTTCGTTTTGAAGATTATGTACGGCTTGAATATCATTCCGTTGGCGTTGCAGATCACCAATATCGCGGGGAACGTGATGTCCAAGACTCTGATGGGGGGCAGATCTGAGCGTAACGAGTTTCTGCTCTTGCACGCCTTCTCAGAGAAGGGGTACATCGTCCCGGACAAGTCCTACGGGAAGAGGGACAATTTGGAGAAGAAGTCGACGGCGTCGAGGAAGAAACCGACGTACTCGGGGGGCTTGGTGCTAGACCCCAAAGTGGGCTTCTACGACAAGCTGATCCTGTTGATGGACTTCAACTCGCTCTACCCTAGCATCATCCAGGAGTACAATATCTGCTTCACGACGATGCCGCCGAATCTGTCTGAAGACAACATGGTCCTCCCCGATAAGACTCTCCCTCCTGGAATCTTGCCCACCGAGATCCGAGTCCTCGTCGAGAGTCGGCGCGAGGTGAAGAAACTGATGAACAATCCGGACATATCGAGCGACCTTCGCATGCAGTACCACATACGCCAGATGGCGCTCAAATTGACGGCCAACAGCATGTACGGCTGCTTGGGTTTTTCCAACTCGCGCTTCTTCGCCAAGAACTTGGCGGCGCTGATCACGCACAAGGGTCGCGAGATTCTGACCAACACCAAAGAGGTGGTCCAGCGGATGAACTACGAGGTCATCTACGGCGACACCGACAGTCTCATGATCAACACCAACATAACGGACTTCGAGCAGGTCTTCCAGATCGGGAGCAAGATCAAGCAAGAGATCAACAAGCTCTACCGGCAGGTCGAACTGGACATCGACGGCGTCTTCAAATACTTGTTGCTGCTCAAGAAGAAGAAGTACGCGGCGGTCACGCTGACTAAGAGCAAGAGCGGCGAGTTGAAGCAAGAGATCGAATACAAAGGGTTGGACATCGTGAGGAGGGACTGGTCGCGGCTCGCCGCCGAAGCGGGGAAATTCATCTTGACGCAGATCTTGAGCGACCAGTCTTCGGACGATCGCGTCACCAACATTCTGACGCACTTGCGGAAGCTGCGCGAGGACCTGGAGGCGGGAGCGGTACCGCTCTCACTCTTGTTGGTCACCAAGCAGCTCACCAAACACCCCAGCTTGTACGCGGACGCGACTTCCCAGCCTCACGTGCAGGTGGCGCTGCGCTACAACAAAGAGTCAGGCGGCCACTTCAGAGCAGGAGACACCGTTCCGTACCTGATATGCGAGGATGGCACCGACAAGTCGGCGACCCAGCGCGCTTACCACATCGAAGAGTTGAAGAACTCGCAGAATCTCAAGATCGACGTCAAGTACTACCTGGCGCAGCAGATCCACCCGGTGGTGAGCCGCATCTGCGAACCCATCGAAGAACTCGACGTCTTCCAGATCGCAGAGTGTTTGGGAGTCGACACTTCCAATTTGAAGAAGGCGAGAGCTGTCGAGGACTCGGGAGAGAATATCACGAGGCCCGAGATCAAGTTCAGGAACGTCGACAAGTTTATCTTCAAGTGTTACAGTTGCAAGAGCGAGAATAGCGTCGAGGGGCCCTTTTTTAACAATCTTCCGGTGTTGGAGAGGTGTCGGAATGCAGAATGCAAGGTCAGACCGGCCGACTATGTGCCATACATTCAGAATCAGATGATAAGAGCGATCAACTCGTACGTGGAGAAGTACTATTTGTACGAGATGTACTGCGAGGACCCTATGTGTTCAAATGAGACGACAACGATGCCGCTGCATTTCTCGGGACGGTTTCCGATTTGCAGACTTTGCAACAACTCCGTTTTGCTGAAGAAGTACACAGAGCACAATTTGTACTCTCAAATTACTTATTTCTCCTACATTTTCGATATCAGCAAACTCGGGAAAA GGCCATTGATGGAGTACCAAGTGGAGAAGGCGTATCACGACATTAAAGAGACTGTGGAAAAGCGCTTGGAGAGCTGTGGTTATTCAGTAGTGGACCTTACTAAGATGTACTCTTTGTTTTCGTTGGCAAAGAAGGAAACTAAAGAGGAAGAGGAAACCGAGGACTTTCCAGCTGAAGAAGATCTAGACGATGAAGACGATTAA
- the Mcm7 gene encoding DNA replication licensing factor Mcm7: protein MARRDYDKDKETIKTFLMEFCTQDGSGHKNFKYSNQLTKLAHREQVALYVDLDDVHDHDEELGKAIINNTRRYTNLVSEVVFDLLPNFVEHEIVAKDALDVYIEHRLMMEQRMRQPNEQRDARNKFPPELLRRYEVYFKDMSTNKTAPIREVKAEHVGKLVTVRGIVTRCTEVKPMMSVATYTCDQCGAETYQPISGLSFMPVLMCPSEDCRVNKAGGRLYLQTRGSKFIKFQEIKIQEHSDQVPVGHIPRTLTIFCRGEVTRQALPGDHVAVTGVFLPLLRSGFRQMMAGLLSETYVEAHRIVSLNKTAEDEDSSKALTPEELATLTEDDFYTKLALSLAPEIYGHLDVKKALLLLLVGGVDRRPDGMKIRGNINICLMGDPGVAKSQLLGYIDRLAPRSQYTTGRGSSGVGLTAAVMKDPMTGEMMLEGGALVLADQGVCCIDEFDKMADADRTAIHEVMEQQTISIAKAGIMTCLNARVSILAAANPAYGRYNPKRTIEQNIQLPAALLSRFDLLWLIQDKPNRDNDLRLAKHITYVHQHCKQPPTQTQALDMSVMRKYIALCKLKEPSIPEELTDYIVNAYVELRKEARNSRDMTFTSARNLLGILRLSTALARLRLANAVEKDDVNEAIRLMEMSKDSLNQTFDSRGHRPPNVNDQIFAIIRELAGDSKTVKIQDVLEKCVSKGHNRDQVDSCIEEYEELNVWQVNQTRTKITFI, encoded by the exons ATGGCTAGACGTGATTACGATAAAGACAAAG AGACCATCAAGACTTTCTTGATGGAATTCTGCACCCAAGACGGTTCCGGCCACAAGAACTTCAAATACTCAAATCAACTCACGAAACTGGCACATCGCGAGCAAGTCGCTCTGTATGTAGATCTGGACGACGTCCACGACCACGATGAGGAACTAGGCAAGGCCATAATAAACAATACCCGCCGCTACACCAACCTAGTGTCCGAGGTCGTATTCGACCTCCTTCCCAATTTCGTGGAACACGAAATCGTCGCCAAAGACGCTTTGGACGTGTATATCGAGCACAGACTCATGATGGAGCAGAGAATGAGACAGCCCAACGAGCAGAGAGATGCACGCAACAAATTCCCGCCGGAATTGTTGCGCAGATA TGAGGTGTATTTCAAAGACATGTCCACAAACAAGACGGCGCCAATCCGCGAGGTCAAAGCTGAGCATGTTGGCAAACTTGTCACTGTGAGGGGCATAGTGACGCGGTGCACCGAAGTCAAACCCATGATGAGCGTGGCCACTTACACTTGCGACCAGTGCGGCGCTGAGACCTACCAACCTATCTCAGGACTCAGTTTTATGCCAGTTTTGATGTGTCCCAGCGAGGACTGTCGCGTTAACAAGGCAGGGGGGCGTCTTTATCTCCAGACGCGCGGCTCCAAGTTTATTAAGTTCCAGGAGATAAAAATCCAAGAgcat AGCGATCAAGTGCCCGTGGGACACATTCCCCGCACTTTGACCATCTTTTGTCGCGGCGAAGTCACCAGACAAGCCCTCCCAGGTGACCACGTCGCCGTCACCGGAGTCTTCCTGCCGCTGCTCAGGTCCGGATTCAGGCAAATGATGGCGGGGCTCTTGTCTGAGACCTACGTAGAGGCACAC AGAATAGTTTCTTTGAATAAAACCGCAGAAGATGAAGACTCATCAAAAGCTTTGACTCCTGAAGAGCTGGCGACGCTGACTGAAGACGATTTTTACACAAAACTTGCATTGTCTTTGGCGCCTGAAATCTACGGTCATCTGGACGTGAAGAAAGCTTTGTTGCTTCTGCTGGTAGGGGGCGTTGATCGACGCCCCGACGGCATGAAGATCAGAGGAAACATAAACATATGTCTGATGGGGGACCCCGGAGTGGCCAAGTCGCAACTTTTGGGCTACATTGACAGATTAGCACCGCGGA GTCAGTACACTACGGGGCGAGGCTCTTCAGGCGTGGGTCTCACAGCGGCCGTGATGAAGGACCCCATGACCGGAGAAATGATGCTCGAGGGGGGCGCTCTCGTCTTGGCCGACCAAGGAGTGTGCTGCATCGACGAGTTCGACAAAATGGCCGACGCTGACCGCACGGCCATTCACGAAGTGATGGAACAACAAACCATCAGCATCGCCAAA GCGGGAATCATGACATGTCTCAACGCCCGAGTGTCGATTTTGGCCGCCGCCAACCCCGCCTACGGTCGCTACAACCCCAAACGCACAATCGAACAAAACATCCAACTCCCGGCGGCGCTCTTGTCCCGCTTCGACTTGCTCTGGTTGATCCAAGACAAACCCAATCGCGACAACGACCTAAGACTCGCTAAACACATCACATACGTTCACCAACACTGTAAGCAACCCCCAACGCAGACCCAAGCCCTTGACATGTCCGTGATGCGCAAATACATCGCTTTGTGCAAGCTCAAAGAGCCCTCGATTCCCGAGGAACTGACCGACTACATCGTCAACGCGTACGTGGAGTTGCGCAAGGAGGCGCGGAACTCCAGAGACATGACCTTCACCTCCGCCAGGAATCTCCTGGGGATTTTACGCTTGTCGACGGCGTTGGCCAGGCTGAGACTCGCGAATGCGGTCGAAAAGGACGACGTGAACGAGGCCATCAGGCTCATGGAGATGAGCAAGGACTCTCTCAACCAGACGTTCGACAGCAGGGGGCACAG GCCGCCCAACGTCAACGATCAGATCTTCGCGATCATCAGAGAGCTAGCTGGGGACTCGAAAACTGTCAAGATACAAGATGTGCTGGAAAAGTGCGTCAGCAAGGGGCACAACCGCGACCAGGTGGACTCCTGCATAGAGGAATATGAAGAGCTGAACGTGTGGCAAGTCAACCAGACGCGCACCAAAATCACGTTCATCTAG
- the LOC138130433 gene encoding UPF0184 protein AAEL002161 — protein sequence MGEKTHLPQENGLSKEKGEKADEEMHSEPEEGDDLEDMSPEEFQMLDSQLDALNSALDDIEQRNDDIHAQLLVLLQSNREIRKQMQGANAADSEGASDQKQ from the exons ATGGGTGAGAAGACGCATTTACCGCAAGAGAACGGCCTTTCGAAGGAAAAGGGTGAGAAGGCGGACGAAGAGATGCATTCTGAGCCCGAAGAGGGTGACGACTTGGAGGACATGTCACCCGAAG AGTTCCAGATGCTCGACAGTCAGTTAGACGCTTTAAATTCGGCGTTAGACGACATCGAGCAACGTAATGACGATATTCATGCGCAACTTTTGGTGTTGCTGCAATCGAACAGAGAGATTCGAAAACAGATGCAGGGGGCGAATGCGGCGGACAGCGAGGGGGCCAGCGACCAAAAGCAATGA
- the LOC138130431 gene encoding nucleoside hydrolase-like, with protein sequence MAAARVILDVDVGTDDYMAMLVLLEADRLRQVKIEAVVCSMGNTTIDNVCVNVVRLLELVGRTDIPVYRGAATPLVPPTHEIGLYHGSDGFGGLRHDSTPDLTIIRKEPAAVGVANLVLDNPNQITLICVGPLTNLALSLRLYDSFADSIKELWIMGGNYTALGNVTATAEFNFYMDPEAAYIALDTVKKPIFILTWETCLRPKISSDWRRNVFGAKDNAAIQLLNEAEKQLSRKNPKVWVPCDAFLVAAFLYPDTMITKKSTHNATVELHGSQTRGQIVLDHLKTKRDNVTIIEEVDPELFKQLLMQL encoded by the exons ATGGCGGCGGCGCGAGTGATCCTCGATGTGGACGTCGGCACCGACGACTACATGGCCATGCTGGTGCTCCTCGAGGCCGACAGGCTGCGCCAGGTGAAGATCGAGGCGGTGGTGTGCTCGATGGGCAACACCACCATCGACAACGTCTGCGTCAATGTGGTGCGACTCCTCGAACTGGTCGGCAGGACTGAC ATACCGGTATACAGAGGGGCCGCCACTCCACTCGTCCCCCCCACCCACGAGATCGGGCTGTACCACGGGTCCGACGGGTTCGGGGGGCTGCGCCATGACTCCACCCCCGACTTGACCATCATCAGGAAGGAACCGGCGGCGGTGGGGGTGGCCAATCTGGTGCTGGACAACCCCAACCAGATCACCTTGATCTGCGTGGGGCCCCTCACCAACCTGGCCCTCTCCCTGCGCCTCTACGACAGCTTCGCCGACTCCATCAAAGAACTGTGGATCATGGGCGGCAACTACACAG CCCTCGGTAACGTAACTGCCACCGCGGAGTTCAACTTTTACATGGACCCCGAAGCCGCTTACATCGCCCTGGACACCGTTAAAAAACCCATTTTTATCCTGACCTGGGAGACTTGTCTTCGCCCCAAGATCTCATCG GACTGGCGCCGCAACGTCTTCGGAGCCAAAGACAACGCGGCCATCCAGCTGCTCAACGAAGCCGAGAAACAGCTTTCCAGGAAAAATCCGAAAGTTTGGGTGCCGTGTGACGCGTTTCTCGTCGCCGCTTTTCTTTACCCCGACACGATGATAACGAAGAAGAGCACCCACAACGCCACCGTGGAGCTCCACGGGTCTCAAACCCGCGGCCAGATCGTGCTGGACCACTTGAAGACCAAGCGCGACAACGTCACGATTATCGAAGAGGTGGACCCCGAGCTCTTCAAACAACTACTCATGCAGCTCTGA